One window of the Oscillospiraceae bacterium genome contains the following:
- a CDS encoding DUF3846 domain-containing protein, which yields MRIIIVEPNKAAYEKDVTNVYHEIFRTIGGSPLVLFPYEQDESIVIICNDDIQDIAPVNRVIFDDYGEAIDVIAGIFIICATTNDGNFDNLLPEQSKWLLEELSEMSI from the coding sequence ATGAGAATTATCATTGTAGAACCAAACAAAGCAGCCTATGAAAAAGACGTCACAAACGTCTATCACGAAATATTCCGCACCATCGGCGGCTCGCCGCTGGTGCTATTCCCTTACGAACAGGACGAGAGCATTGTGATTATTTGTAACGATGATATTCAAGACATTGCTCCGGTCAATCGCGTCATTTTTGACGATTATGGCGAGGCAATTGATGTAATTGCGGGAATTTTCATCATCTGCGCCACGACCAACGATGGAAATTTTGATAACCTCTTGCCGGAACAATCCAAGTGGTTGTTAGAGGAACTTTCGGAGATGTCGATATGA